The following are from one region of the Rhipicephalus microplus isolate Deutch F79 chromosome 1, USDA_Rmic, whole genome shotgun sequence genome:
- the LOC119187875 gene encoding zinc transporter ZIP1: MELRPLKYLMVAVFFVFTATLVFLPLSLSDRIRQVRDPRRRHTYQTVVSLTSCFGGGVFLATCLLHLLPEARSQFSKGIADYWENAPDFPFVEFLCIGGLLLVLVIEQVTLFWKEVHARLTYSALSPFGRDTSVVNYGSLQQSDSHGDGLVRGVADDVEDAEAEERTMESIHGDPNSHSSLRSIVLVISLSMHSIFEGIAIGLQPSVQLLLQILAAVSIHKSILAITLGLNLAHSRLGHCSIVASALAFSLMAPLGMVLATLLIQGNTGEAALLNGILQGLACGTFLYVTFFEVLPHEMSHTHNRLPKVLCMVLGVGAITMLLLSLPH, encoded by the exons ATGGAGCTCCGCCCTCTCAAGTATCTCATGGTCGCCGTGTTTTTCGTCTTCACGGCGACTCTGGTGTTTCTGCCACTCAGTCTCTCGGACAGAATTCGTCAAGTACGAGACCCAAGACGGAG ACACACCTATCAGACAGTTGTCTCGCTCACAAGCTGCTTTGGCGGTGGCGTTTTCCTTGCTACATGCCTACTTCACCTGCTTCCTGAGGCACGCAGCCAGTTTAGTAAAGGCATTGCAGACTATTGGGAAAATGCACCCGACTTTCCGTTTGTTGAGTTCCTCTGCATCGGAGGCCTGCTGCTTGTCCTTGTAATTGAGCAG GTGACACTCTTTTGGAAGGAGGTTCATGCAAGGCTCACTTACTCTGCCCTATCTCCGTTTGGCCGGGACACATCTGTGGTGAACTATGGCAGCCTCCAGCAGTCGGACTCGCATGGCGACGGACTTGTGCGCGGTGTGGCTGATGACGTGGAAGACGCAGAGGCAGAGGAGCGTACTATGGAATCTATCCATGGAGACCCCAACTCCCACTCCAGCCTCCGGTCCATAGTGCTGGTGATATCCCTCTCAATGCACTCGATTTTCGAAGGCATTGCCATTGGCCTTCAGCCAAGTgtgcagctgctgctccagatcCTGGCTGCCGTATCCATACACAAGAGCATCTTGGCCATCACCCTAGGACTGAACTTGGCGCACAGCCGGCTCGGACACTGCAGCATTGTTGCGAGTGCACTTGCCTTTTCACTCATGGCCCCCCTTGGCATGGTGTTAGCCACACTGCTCATTCAAGGTAATACTGGGGAAGCGGCCCTGTTGAATGGCATACTTCAAGGCTTGGCGTGTGGGACATTCCTTTATGTGACCTTCTTTGAGGTGCTGCCTCACGAAATGAGCCACACGCATAACAGGCTACCAAAAGTGCTGTGCATGGTCTTGGGTGTTGGTGCCATCACCATGTTGCTCTTGTCTCTTCCTCACTGA